The Flaviramulus sp. BrNp1-15 genome includes the window TACGTTCTGTAATAACGTTTTCTAGAGTTGAAAAGAAACCAAAATTAGAGCTATTCTCTTCTCCCCAACAATTATCGGTTCCTTTATGGCATGTTGGCCCCACAGGATTTACTTGAATAAGAAGTGTGTCATTATCACAATCATTTTTTATATGCACAAGATTTAAAAAATTTCCACTTTCTTCACCTTTTGTCCATAACCGTTGCTTGCTCCTACTAAAAAAAGTTACCTGTTTATTTTCTAGGGTTTTATTATAAGCCGCTTCATTCATATAGCCTAACATCAAAACATTTTTTGTTGTAGCATCTTGAATGATTGCTGGAATAAGCCCGTTAGAATCGTATTTAATTGTCATAACC containing:
- the hisIE gene encoding bifunctional phosphoribosyl-AMP cyclohydrolase/phosphoribosyl-ATP diphosphatase HisIE, whose amino-acid sequence is MTIKYDSNGLIPAIIQDATTKNVLMLGYMNEAAYNKTLENKQVTFFSRSKQRLWTKGEESGNFLNLVHIKNDCDNDTLLIQVNPVGPTCHKGTDNCWGEENSSNFGFFSTLENVITERIENKDTSKSYVASLFSKGINKVAQKVGEEAVETVIEAMDNNDELFLYEASDLMFHYLMLLQAKGFTLKDIERELKGRHR